A segment of the Sanyastnella coralliicola genome:
GATAGATGGTACTTGGGGCAGCCTTTTTAACGGCAACCAACTCGATGTAGAAGCACCACATTCTCAGGAAATCATAGACATAAATGATCTTCTCAGCAGGGGAGTTGATCATGCTTTCCAAGCTCACCGTCTTCATGGATTTAATGGCCGAAGGTTGCGCTTCTTCAGCGACGCCTCCGCCCATATCCATCAACGTGATTTCTTCGCCTCTTTCCCACTGGTCATCACTCATGTAGAACGACGCCATCTCACCTTCTTCGAAATCAAATGCACTTAGGATGGCTTCGTGAAAGCTCTCGAAAGTATCGTTGGTTTCGATCTCAATATCACGGAAGACATCGTCTTCAGTATCAATGATGACACGGAACTTGTAAATGTTCATGAATGTTCTGCTTCTAAACTTCTTTGCAAAGCTACGTATTTATGGCGTGGAACGTGGATCGTGGAATGTGGAATGTGGAATGCGGATTTCGGATCGCGGATTGCGGAATGCGGATTGCGGATCGCGGAATGTGGATTGTGGTTTTTTAGGTCTTTGGTTTTCGGAGGAGGATGAAGATGAGGGCAAGAGGGATGAAATACACCAACGCAAAGGAGAGGTATTTCAGAAGAATGAGTCCGAGGAGGATGAATGCGATGAGGCCTATCCAATTGATGATGCCTTTTTTTACACCTCCCTTGTTCCTAGCATCCCTGATGTAGAGAAACAGATACATGAAGGTGAAGCCAAAGGCTAGAATATACAGTAGAAGAAATGCAAGGAATACGTACATAGGGGTGCTTCCCTCACATGTAGGTTAGAATCGATAACCGATGGCGAGTTCGAATCGGTAAAGATTTGTGGTGCTGTCATAATCACCAGCACGCTGACGGGCTTCATTGTACACCGAAGGCGTATTGAAAGAGGCACTGGCGCGACCAAAACCTCCGAGTACCTCAACGTATAGCGGGGTATCTCCACAGGCAGTGCGGTATCCAGCAGCTAGGCCACCTCCAATCGAATATCCCTTGCGTAATTCAGCTCCCACGCTTGGGTCTTCCATAAGGTATTCTTTCAGTCGACGTGCATGTCCAAAACCGGCAATGAAGACCCCTCGATGCACGGACTCTTGGTTATCATGCCAAGGGTAAAAACGTACCTCAGGAAGTAAAGCAACACCTTGAACGCTGTATGATTCCCAGGCGGTGTTGATCATGTCTTGTTGATGGTACGCGTATCGTCCGAATTCTACATGAAGTCCATACGTGAACGAAGAGTTGTTCTCATATTCATATCCAGCTCCGAAGAGGGGTAGACCAGTCAGGAAGTAGCTGTTCTGCAGGCGCAATCCGTGTTGGGCGTGGACACAAATGACAGTCAGCAGCGCTACGCCCAAAAGCAATAGGCGACGCATAGGACAAGAAATTAGGTTGACGTAAATATACGGAATCTGAACGAGACGCTTCTCGGGTCGAGGGTCGAGGGACTCTAATCCATAATCTATAATCGATAAACTATAACGGTGTCGCACTAACGCCTATAGCCTAACGCCTAACGCCTATTGAAAAACAAAGCATTTTGCCATTTCGCCGTTAGCCCTTTAGCCGACGGAGCCTATCTGCTGCGGAATACCTGCTTCGGATTCTTGATCGCTTTTTCGATTTGCTTGATGTCGTTCTTCAAGTATCCTTTGGTGTCGAGTTTCTTGGCTTCCGCGAGGAGAAGGAGACCTTCTTTACGACGGCCTTTGGCTGAGGCGATGGCTGCTAAGTTGAGTTTT
Coding sequences within it:
- a CDS encoding IS1096 element passenger TnpR family protein gives rise to the protein MNIYKFRVIIDTEDDVFRDIEIETNDTFESFHEAILSAFDFEEGEMASFYMSDDQWERGEEITLMDMGGGVAEEAQPSAIKSMKTVSLESMINSPAEKIIYVYDFLRMWCFYIELVAVKKAAPSTIYPKVSLVYGDAPAQDSKEMDLFGGLDLGFEDDSKPEKTGDPELDAYLDDLDGGDDDNFTSLDDLDKDLY
- a CDS encoding DUF3575 domain-containing protein, whose translation is MRRLLLLGVALLTVICVHAQHGLRLQNSYFLTGLPLFGAGYEYENNSSFTYGLHVEFGRYAYHQQDMINTAWESYSVQGVALLPEVRFYPWHDNQESVHRGVFIAGFGHARRLKEYLMEDPSVGAELRKGYSIGGGLAAGYRTACGDTPLYVEVLGGFGRASASFNTPSVYNEARQRAGDYDSTTNLYRFELAIGYRF